DNA from Geobacter sulfurreducens PCA:
ACCGGGATCGATGTCGGTCGGCAGCTCCAGGGTCCGTGAGAATTTACCGGAACCAAGTTCCGAACGGTGCACGATCTGCCCTTCGCTTTGGACGAACGGTTTGCGTTCCCCGCTGATGGTGACCGTATTCCGCAGCACGGACAGGTCAACATCCTTCGGATCGACGCCGGGGACCAGAGCCTCAATGTAAATGTAGCCCTCATCCTCGCTGAAGTTGACCAGCGGGAAACGGCGGGATGTAACCGGCGAAAGGAATGTCGGTCCAAACGGCCGGCCAAAGCCTGCACCGCGGAACGCTTCATCGATTTCCCTTCTCAGATTGTCCAACTCTTTGAATACATCCCAGGTTGCCATGTGGATTACCTCCTTTCGATGGGTGATCTTTCGATAAAAAAATAATTACGCACCCCTTAGGTGTCAAGAGTGGGGCAGAACCGGACAGAGGTTGCCGGTTCTGCAGCACACAACGTGATTAAGCAGAGAAATACCCTGCTGAATGCACGGAGTGTTACAGAAGGTCTCTGAAGCAGTCAGGGCCCGACAGACTGAAGTGCCTGGCTTGGTGCTCAGTCATACAAACCGAAGGCGCTCTACACCGCCACACTGTCATAGGATATGAATGACCCCGTCCCGCCCATTGCACTTTGCACCCATCGCAACTACAATCTCCCCCCATGACCCACGACTCCCTGTTCACCTATCGCCCCATCGGCACTCTGTACTCCCCCTATTCCCGCCGGATTGACGCGCCCCATCAGGGCACGGTGGTAGAGGGTACGGAAACCGGGGAGCCGGCGCTTGCCACCCTGGAGCTTCACGAGTGGCTGGACGAAAGCGCGATCCGGGATCTGAGCGGCTTCGACAGGCTGTGGCTCATCTTCGCCTTTCATCTGAGCGAGGGCTGGAAAAGCCGGGTCAAGCCGCCGCGGGGCGGACCGAAGCGGGGCGTCCTGGCCACCCGGGCCCCTCACCGGCCCAATGCCATCGGCCTGTCGGCGGTGGAGCTGGTGGCCGTGGAAGGCCGGACGCTGCATCTGCGGGGGGTCGACCTCCTGGACGGCACCCCCGTGCTGGATATCAAACCCTACGTCCCCTACGCGGATGCCTTTCCCGACGCCAGAGCCGGCTGGATCGATGAAGTTGATGCGGAGCAGGGGCGCCACTCCGCGCCCGGGCCCCGCAAACCCCGCTAGCCGCCCTTCCCTTGCCAAAGACAGGCTTTCGGCTACCATTACAGAACTATGAGCCATTGGTATCCCCACGAATTCGCCGCCCACATCTGCCGGCAGCTGAAAACCGAGGTCCCGGAGCGGCCCCGGGAGGACTGCCCCGGCTGCTCGATCCTGTCCGTGCTCCTCTCCACCTGCTACCAGGCGAGCCTGATGCGGGAGGAGGAGCGCCAGGTCCGCTTCCGCCTGATCTTCCGCGAACCCGAACGCTTCCCGGCGGGCCAGGACCCTCCGGACGGCCTGCATCGCCTGGTTTTCCTGGAACCGCGCCCCTGCACCGAGGACGAGCTGCGCCGCCTCTCGCCGGCGATCAGCTTCGACCGCGCCATGATCGGGGTAAACCTGAATGCCGACGGAAAGCTGCAGATCTGGGGCGTGGTCCACTCGGGCACCCGCTGGATGCAGGCGGTCCACGGGGGTACCCAATTGATCAACCCGGTGCCTGACTCGCTCATCGTGTTCGTGACCGGGCCGGGACGAATCAGCGTGTCGGTGGGATCGACCATGATCGCCGGCCTGCGGGGCGGCCAAGTGGTCAGCATGGCGCGGGAGGTGTTCGCCGCCTCATGGCTCCGGGAGATATTCGCCACCCACCGGGACGAGTTATGGGACCTGCACCTGGATGCGCGCCAGAAGTCCGGCGACAT
Protein-coding regions in this window:
- a CDS encoding Hsp20/alpha crystallin family protein, with amino-acid sequence MATWDVFKELDNLRREIDEAFRGAGFGRPFGPTFLSPVTSRRFPLVNFSEDEGYIYIEALVPGVDPKDVDLSVLRNTVTISGERKPFVQSEGQIVHRSELGSGKFSRTLELPTDIDPGKITAQCKDGILRIALAKAEHAKPKKIEIKLS
- the tsaA gene encoding tRNA (N6-threonylcarbamoyladenosine(37)-N6)-methyltransferase TrmO — its product is MTHDSLFTYRPIGTLYSPYSRRIDAPHQGTVVEGTETGEPALATLELHEWLDESAIRDLSGFDRLWLIFAFHLSEGWKSRVKPPRGGPKRGVLATRAPHRPNAIGLSAVELVAVEGRTLHLRGVDLLDGTPVLDIKPYVPYADAFPDARAGWIDEVDAEQGRHSAPGPRKPR